In the genome of Stegostoma tigrinum isolate sSteTig4 chromosome 29, sSteTig4.hap1, whole genome shotgun sequence, one region contains:
- the ptgesl gene encoding prostaglandin E synthase 2 isoform X1 produces the protein MAASYIRVRRVCARLVACNGQALALQPGSRFYGQGRGLQKLPGGLKVGKTALSVAFVLGGTLGLYHTVRHCLKQELHRAQQQYPKQEPSSGLSLTLYQYKTCPFCSKVRAFLDFHSLPYEIVEVNPVLRKEIKFSNYRKVPILIGDDGEKVQINDSSVIISAVKTYLLSRHRNLTRVISYYPEMKSKNEKGKEVVEYNNKYWVMLEEQDENQFYPTKEARKEEMKWRKWVDDWLVHLISPNVYRTPGEALDSFDYIVREGKFGPFEGFFAKYFGAAAMFFVSKRLKSRHHLHDDVRQDLYKAVDQWVAAVGKHRPFMGGELPNLADLAVYGVLRVMEGLKAFDDMMENTKIKAWYKRMEKNIQNSQAVNCCSNH, from the exons ATGGCAGCTTCCTATATCAGAGTGAGGAGAGTTTGTGCTCGGCTTGTGGCTTGCAATGGACAAGCCCTCGCACTACAGCCTGGCAGCAGGTTCTACGGGCAAGGCAGAGGTTTGCAGAAGTTACCAGGAGGTCTGAAAGTTGGTAAAACTGCCCTGAGTGTTGCATTTGTGCTGGGTGGGACCTTGGGATTGTACCACACGGTCAGGCACTGCCTGAAGCAAGAGCTGCACCGTGCTCAGCAGCAATACCCGAAG CAGGAGCCCAGTTCTggcctctcactcactctataCCAGTATAAGACTTGTCCATTCTGCAGCAAAGTTCGAGCGTTCCTTGATTTCCACTCGCTGCCCTATGAGATTGTAGAAGTCAACCCGGTCTTGCGCAAGGAGATCAAATTTTCCAACTACCGAAAGGTTCCGATTTTAATCGGGgatgatggagagaaagtg caaATCAATGATTCCTCAGTTATCATCAGTGCTGTAAAGACATATTTACTTTCAAG GCACAGAAACCTAACTCGGGTGATATCGTACTATCCAGAGATGAAATCCAAAAATGAGAAGGGGAAGGAGGTGGTTGAATATAACAACAAGTATTGGGTGATGCTGGAGGAACAGGATGAAAATCAATTCTATCCCACCAAGGAGGCCAGGAA GGAGGAAATGAAATGGCGCAAATGGGTAGATGACTGGCTGGTTCATCTCATTTCACCCAATGTCTACCGCACGCCTGGAGAAGCCCTGGATTCTTTTGACTACATTGTGCGGGAGGGAAAATTCGGACCTTTTGAAGGATTTTTCGCCAAGTATTTTGGAGCAGCAGCCATGTTTTTTGTCAGCAAGAGGCTTAAATCTAG ACATCACCTTCACGATGACGTCCGGCAGGATCTGTACAAGGCAGTTGATCAGTGGGTGGCTGCCGTGGGCAAGCACAGGCCATTCATGGGTGGAGAGTTGCCCAACCTTGCTGACCTG GCGGTCTATGGTGTACTTCGAGTAATGGAAGGTTTGAAGGCATTTGATGACATGATGGAAAACACCAAGATCAAGGCATGGTATAAACGAATGGAGAAAAATATCCAGAACAGTCAAGCAGTAAATTGCTGCAGTAACCACTGA
- the ptgesl gene encoding prostaglandin E synthase 2 isoform X2 has product MAASYIRVRRVCARLVACNGQALALQPGSRFYGQGRGLQKLPGGLKVGKTALSVAFVLGGTLGLYHTVRHCLKQELHRAQQQYPKEPSSGLSLTLYQYKTCPFCSKVRAFLDFHSLPYEIVEVNPVLRKEIKFSNYRKVPILIGDDGEKVQINDSSVIISAVKTYLLSRHRNLTRVISYYPEMKSKNEKGKEVVEYNNKYWVMLEEQDENQFYPTKEARKEEMKWRKWVDDWLVHLISPNVYRTPGEALDSFDYIVREGKFGPFEGFFAKYFGAAAMFFVSKRLKSRHHLHDDVRQDLYKAVDQWVAAVGKHRPFMGGELPNLADLAVYGVLRVMEGLKAFDDMMENTKIKAWYKRMEKNIQNSQAVNCCSNH; this is encoded by the exons ATGGCAGCTTCCTATATCAGAGTGAGGAGAGTTTGTGCTCGGCTTGTGGCTTGCAATGGACAAGCCCTCGCACTACAGCCTGGCAGCAGGTTCTACGGGCAAGGCAGAGGTTTGCAGAAGTTACCAGGAGGTCTGAAAGTTGGTAAAACTGCCCTGAGTGTTGCATTTGTGCTGGGTGGGACCTTGGGATTGTACCACACGGTCAGGCACTGCCTGAAGCAAGAGCTGCACCGTGCTCAGCAGCAATACCCGAAG GAGCCCAGTTCTggcctctcactcactctataCCAGTATAAGACTTGTCCATTCTGCAGCAAAGTTCGAGCGTTCCTTGATTTCCACTCGCTGCCCTATGAGATTGTAGAAGTCAACCCGGTCTTGCGCAAGGAGATCAAATTTTCCAACTACCGAAAGGTTCCGATTTTAATCGGGgatgatggagagaaagtg caaATCAATGATTCCTCAGTTATCATCAGTGCTGTAAAGACATATTTACTTTCAAG GCACAGAAACCTAACTCGGGTGATATCGTACTATCCAGAGATGAAATCCAAAAATGAGAAGGGGAAGGAGGTGGTTGAATATAACAACAAGTATTGGGTGATGCTGGAGGAACAGGATGAAAATCAATTCTATCCCACCAAGGAGGCCAGGAA GGAGGAAATGAAATGGCGCAAATGGGTAGATGACTGGCTGGTTCATCTCATTTCACCCAATGTCTACCGCACGCCTGGAGAAGCCCTGGATTCTTTTGACTACATTGTGCGGGAGGGAAAATTCGGACCTTTTGAAGGATTTTTCGCCAAGTATTTTGGAGCAGCAGCCATGTTTTTTGTCAGCAAGAGGCTTAAATCTAG ACATCACCTTCACGATGACGTCCGGCAGGATCTGTACAAGGCAGTTGATCAGTGGGTGGCTGCCGTGGGCAAGCACAGGCCATTCATGGGTGGAGAGTTGCCCAACCTTGCTGACCTG GCGGTCTATGGTGTACTTCGAGTAATGGAAGGTTTGAAGGCATTTGATGACATGATGGAAAACACCAAGATCAAGGCATGGTATAAACGAATGGAGAAAAATATCCAGAACAGTCAAGCAGTAAATTGCTGCAGTAACCACTGA
- the ptgesl gene encoding prostaglandin E synthase 2 isoform X3, giving the protein MAASYIRQEPSSGLSLTLYQYKTCPFCSKVRAFLDFHSLPYEIVEVNPVLRKEIKFSNYRKVPILIGDDGEKVQINDSSVIISAVKTYLLSRHRNLTRVISYYPEMKSKNEKGKEVVEYNNKYWVMLEEQDENQFYPTKEARKEEMKWRKWVDDWLVHLISPNVYRTPGEALDSFDYIVREGKFGPFEGFFAKYFGAAAMFFVSKRLKSRHHLHDDVRQDLYKAVDQWVAAVGKHRPFMGGELPNLADLAVYGVLRVMEGLKAFDDMMENTKIKAWYKRMEKNIQNSQAVNCCSNH; this is encoded by the exons ATGGCAGCTTCCTATATCAGA CAGGAGCCCAGTTCTggcctctcactcactctataCCAGTATAAGACTTGTCCATTCTGCAGCAAAGTTCGAGCGTTCCTTGATTTCCACTCGCTGCCCTATGAGATTGTAGAAGTCAACCCGGTCTTGCGCAAGGAGATCAAATTTTCCAACTACCGAAAGGTTCCGATTTTAATCGGGgatgatggagagaaagtg caaATCAATGATTCCTCAGTTATCATCAGTGCTGTAAAGACATATTTACTTTCAAG GCACAGAAACCTAACTCGGGTGATATCGTACTATCCAGAGATGAAATCCAAAAATGAGAAGGGGAAGGAGGTGGTTGAATATAACAACAAGTATTGGGTGATGCTGGAGGAACAGGATGAAAATCAATTCTATCCCACCAAGGAGGCCAGGAA GGAGGAAATGAAATGGCGCAAATGGGTAGATGACTGGCTGGTTCATCTCATTTCACCCAATGTCTACCGCACGCCTGGAGAAGCCCTGGATTCTTTTGACTACATTGTGCGGGAGGGAAAATTCGGACCTTTTGAAGGATTTTTCGCCAAGTATTTTGGAGCAGCAGCCATGTTTTTTGTCAGCAAGAGGCTTAAATCTAG ACATCACCTTCACGATGACGTCCGGCAGGATCTGTACAAGGCAGTTGATCAGTGGGTGGCTGCCGTGGGCAAGCACAGGCCATTCATGGGTGGAGAGTTGCCCAACCTTGCTGACCTG GCGGTCTATGGTGTACTTCGAGTAATGGAAGGTTTGAAGGCATTTGATGACATGATGGAAAACACCAAGATCAAGGCATGGTATAAACGAATGGAGAAAAATATCCAGAACAGTCAAGCAGTAAATTGCTGCAGTAACCACTGA